The Plasmodium cynomolgi strain B DNA, chromosome 5, whole genome shotgun sequence genome segment CCTACTCATGAAAAATAGCTATCACGAAAATGTTTTCATTCCTAAATGCATaatatgatttttattttagttGATTCCCTTCCGTTCATGCTTCAATTCTTTCTttagaagaaagaaaaaaaggagaaaaaatataggtgacataaataatttaccTTCTTCACCGATGCCAATGAATGGACTGATTAATTATGATAGCAGGGCATACAACTTATTACATAATACCGAGTAAATTTCCAATACATTTACACTTCGCAATTATAAGATACTTATATACACATAATGTGGAGTTGCGAAAAgtgaattaattttaattctattaacaaaaaaaaaaaaaaaaaaaaagaatgattAAACAATTGAATGTATATGtaggtgcatttttttctcttctgaCCAGTTATCATTTCGTTAGCTTagattaaattaaaaaattttaataacatAATAGCCTATTCGAAATTTTGTAGCTCCAAAAATTGCTTACAACTAGAAGTAATAaatgtaatataaaaaatagcgcTATGAACTGAACTAGTTTCATCTGTCAACAgaagctttttttaaaattgcatGAATGAACACTGATGAATAGCCattaaaatggaataaataaTAGTACAAACAATTTTGTCACTAAGTAGAAGgcaaaatacttttttttttttttaaaaactgcggttctgttttttttcttcacatttaaaatatgtttataatcgaaaaaaaaaaaaaaataaatatcaaaAAAGAATGTTTATAatagttattatatatatcatgttttaaattgaaaaatcAGTTAACATAAGATTAGTCGTAATTTATAAATGgattgctcatttttttttttttcttcccaaaacagattttttcaaaaaatagcTTACAACGGTGCAAAAAATGCTTATTCCATTATTGATCCtctcattttattatttttttaacttcccaTAAATTATGGATGTACTAACAAAatagttaatttttttctagcaatgctattttttttcaaattttctgcCTTTATTGAACACCTTTTGTATTATATACTTTGCAGAGTTATTGTATTTTCTTTCATCACAAACGAATTAGAAATAGTTGGATCATAAACATGCtccttatttatataaaaattaaacataatAAAGTTCGAAGAGCATCTTATTCCCTGTTTTACTAaacaattctttttttttttttctttcttctaaaaattattaaaacatGACAGCAGTCAATGTATTGGAGGACTTTGTTGGGACAGAATCCCTTATGCCAACATTAATAGATGATGATAATAACCCTCTTTTTTcaaagaaaaatgcgaatTTGCTCATGTCAGTTGCATCCACCGCcttgctttttttgtcttctgGTTCGATTTTTTCTAGTTGTTATCCTACGGTACAGTAAAAAGCACACACGTGTATAAAACTCTTTTCGTTCTTTCCACCAATTTTAATTGACGCGAAAAGATAGTAGCACTAACAGCAGCACTAACAGTAGCACTAATAGTAGCAATAAAAGTAGCACTAATAGTAGCAATAACAGTAGCACTAATAGTAACCCTAACAGTAGAAGTAATAGTAAAGGCTGTAATGCAAATGCTTTCCATGTTCTGTTCACTTTTTAGAACCCGTTGAGTGGCATGCTCCAAAATTTGTCCAACGCAGCATCAGGAACTTCAGTCCAAACCACAGCATTGACGGAAAaattgaaggaaaataaatggaaTGATTGGATGAACCAGCTAGaggagaaatggaaaagtttCCACTatcaaatggaaaaggaaagaagacaATGGCTAGAGAAAAAGGACACAGAATGggaagaatggaaaaaatatacagaaataaaatacatgAGTTATTGCATAGATATTAATAATGAATTCGAATTTAACACCTTAAAAGATTCTTCAACATGGACTAGAACTCAGTGGGAAGACTGGATTACAACAGTAGGGAAAGAAATgatcaaaaatgaatatgaaaAGTGGatttacgaaaatgaaaattatttacatgAATGGAAAGTGAGAGAATGGgttgaatggaaaaaaaaaaatatatcatcaTGGTTATCTTCCGAATGGAAATGTAAAGAGGATGATTACTggtcaaaatgggaacaaacTGCTTGGGACAAATGGCTATTTACAGAAAATAGAGAAAAGTGGACAGCgtggaaagaaagaaattttagAGAAAGGACTGAGTGGCTTAAGTGGGTCCAGTTAAAagaatatgcatatataaatgatgAGTGGATTCCttggacaaaatggaaaaacgaaaaccgCCTTTCCTTCATAGAATGGATTGGATCCTTTATGAACGAATGGATAAATAATAAACAGTGGAATGAGTGGATTcacgaaaggaaaaaaattgttgccaCCAAAAAATCGCCCCATTGAATGTAGTATCATCTGTGGATTTTCGCGTCAATGACATATTCCAAAGTGATGCACTCCAAGACGCATTTACGCAAGATGCAGcagaataaaaatgtataaagtTTCTGCGGGTTATTACTCCACTATATTGCCACATTCTttagaaaaaggaaaaactcaATTGTCGCAAAATCGCAgatcatttaaaattaaaaaaataacatcacACAATGGAATCATACTGATAGATTCAAAACGTACAGTAAAACTAAAATGGTGAG includes the following:
- a CDS encoding tryptophan-rich antigen (Pv-fam-a;~putative), which produces MTAVNVLEDFVGTESLMPTLIDDDNNPLFSKKNANLLMSVASTALLFLSSALTEKLKENKWNDWMNQLEEKWKSFHYQMEKERRQWLEKKDTEWEEWKKYTEIKYMSYCIDINNEFEFNTLKDSSTWTRTQWEDWITTVGKEMIKNEYEKWIYENENYLHEWKVREWVEWKKKNISSWLSSEWKCKEDDYWSKWEQTAWDKWLFTENREKWTAWKERNFRERTEWLKWVQLKEYAYINDEWIPWTKWKNENRLSFIEWIGSFMNEWINNKQWNEWIHERKKIVATKKSPH